The nucleotide window ATAGAAAATCCAGAAGAGTGTGATAATATGCGCAAAAAGGCATATGATTTTGGTCGAAAAATGACATGGAAAAACGTAGGTAAACAATATAATACGGTTTTCACCAGGGCTTTAAAGAACTACAGTGCCTACTCCACTATGAAAAAGTTTAATTTCCTTCCAAACCTGCTACCTGAAGTAAAACTTGATTATCTGAAATTATTAACCGATGACGTGGGCATTATTCAGCATACTAATCTTGGCGTACCGGCTCGTCATTACGGGTACAGTACCGATGACGTAGGTCGAGCTCTTGTTGCACTGACACAGTTAATAGATAACCAGAAGAAAGCCGAAGAGTTGTGGAAGTTAATTACCACATACTTGAGTTTTCTTGAACATGCCCAGACTGACACAGGTCACTTCCACAACTTCATGAGTTATAAACGGGAATTTTTGGATGAAAAAGGCAGTGAAGACACTCTAGGACGTGCTATCTACGGGCTTGGACATGTGGTAAGTTGCCCTTATCTGTCAAAAAATATACGCACGCTTGCCCACACTCTTATTAGTAGAGCCGGAGTTGAGATGGAGAAACTTATCTATCCAAGAGCAAAAGCCTATACAATGTGCGGTTTGTATGAAATGCTCAGGACTGGTGTGGACGCCGATGAGTTTGAAGTTGTCTTCAACTCGCGTAGGGATGCGGTCAAGTCCATAGACTCCCTTATAAGTAAAGATACATTTGAGTCCATATTTATCAACCATGCGAACTCTCTGGTAGACCTGTATGAGGCTAACCGTAAAGAAGACTGGAACTGGTTCGAACCTACAGTAACCTATAGTAACGCAAAACTCAGTGAATCTCTTTTACTGGCGTACAATTACACCAAAGACCGTACCTATCGGAAGGTCGGTCTTGCAACCCTTGACTTTCTTACTGAGATTCAATGGAAAGGCGACTTTTTTGACATGGTCGGAAATGAGGGCTGGTACTCTTACAATGGGGAAAAGCCTATTTTTGACCAGCAGCCTATTGAAGCAGGTTATCTGACCCAAGCTTATGTTTCAGCTTATGAGATTGTACGTGACAGAAAATATCTGGAACTTGCAAGATATTCTTTTGAATACTTCCTTGGAAGAAATCGTTTGCAAACTGTTATGTACGATTATTCCACAGGCGCAGTCTGTGATGGGCTCAACCGCGATGGTATGAACTGTAACCAGGGTGCGGAATCCATAATTTGCTTCCTCATGGCTTTAAGCTCTTTAAACAAGCATATAAATAAAGCTCTCAGTACGATATTGCAATCCAGGGTGAGCGATGAGGTTAATGATGAGACCTTGCAGAAAAGAAAGAGCTTTTTGTCAGCAAATCAGGTAGAGTAAGAAAAAAATAAGAATCACGCTCTTGAGATTTAGAGAATAACATATCTGAAGTAAAATAACGTATCTTAAGTAAAAAACAACATATCTGAAGTAAAATAACATGAATTAAGAGAACAATGTGATCCGGAGATAAGAGAATATAACATTGGGGATGAAATAATAATATGATATGGAAAGACCATGGGGAGTTATTTGTAAGATACAATCGGAATCCTATATTAACCGTTGATGATTGGCCTTATAGGGCCCACTCAGTTTTTAACCCTGCAGCTGCTATAGTTGACGGTATGACCCTGTTACTGGTCAGGGTTGAAGATCACAGAGGCTTTTCTCACTTTACAATAGCAAGGAGTGAAAACGGAATTGATGGCTGGGAAATTGATCCTGAACCGACCTTTGCTCCGGATCCTATAAACTATCCTGAAGAGATATACGGTATCGAAGACCCGCGCATAACCTATATAGATGAGATAAAAAAATGGGCTGTGGCATATACAGCTTTTTCGGATTCAGGTCCCTTAACTGCACTTGCCTTTACCGAAGATTTCCGGAATTATGATCGAATAGGAGCTACTATGCCTCCTGAAAACAAGGACGCTGCAGTTTTTCCTGTAAGGTTTAATGGCAAATGGGCAATGTTACACAGACCTGTATCTAGTATTGCGGGTGCAAAAGCAAATATCTGGATTTCCTTTTCGCCTGATATGAAATACTGGGGAGATCATGAGGTTCTTCTGTATGCCAGAGAAGGTGGGTGGTGGGACGCGAATAAAATAGGCCTGTCCCCACAGCCAATCCGTGTATCTGATGGATGGTTAATTATGTACCATGGAGTACGTCAGACAACGGCTAAGGCAAGTTACCGGCTAGGACTTGCCCTTCTTGATCCTGAAGACCCTACAAAAGTGCTTCACAGATCTGAAGGCTGGGTTTTCGGGCCGCGTGAAATGTACGAACGCAGCGGAGACGTCAATGATGTTGTTTTCCCCTGCGGATGGGTCCTTGTGGGCGATGAAATTCGCATCTACTACGGGAGTGCAGATACTTCCGTGTCGTTAGCTACCGCAAATGTGCGAGATGTCCTGAAATATATTCACGAATGTCCTGAAAAACAATGCCCTGATGAGTACTGCAGGTGGTTTGAAGAGGATATAGAAGGTTCCACTGATCCGAAAAGAGGTTATTTAAAACTGAAATAAATTAAAATAAAAATTAAAAATAAAAATAATATTAAAAATAAAATTAAAACTAAAATTAAAACTAATATTAAAGATAAAATCAAAAATAAAATTAAAAACTAATCTTTAAAGCTCTAAATTAAAAAGCTCTAAATTAAATACTGAAAGCTGAAACGTAAAAAATAAAACTAAGTTTGGGGATGTGAGTGATTTTGGGGGTATTAATATAAGAATTGCAATGTTGTCTCCGATTGCTTGGAGCACGCCACCTAAAAAGTATGGTCCCTGGGAATCTATTGTATCTTTATTAACTGAAGGATTGGTAAAAAGGGGTATTGACGTTACACTGTTTGCAACAGCAGATTCTCACACAGCGGCGAAACTTCATGCTGTTTGTCCCAGACCCTATGAAGAAGATAAGGATATAATAATAAAAGTGTATGAAGGACTGCATATATCAGAAGTTTTCGAGAGGGCAAAAGAGTTCGATATAATCCATAACCATTTCGATTATCTTCCTCTAACCTACAGTGGGCTTGTCAATACGCCTGTTGTAACAACAATCCATGGTATTTCTTCACGGAAGATTTTGCCTGTATATAAAAAGTACAATAATAGAACTTTTTACGTATCCATAAGTGATGCTTACCGCTGCCGCGATCTGGACTATATAGCAACTGTTCGGCACGGAATTGATATAGAAAGCTTCCACTTCAATGAAAAACCACAGGATTACTTACTCTTTCTATCACGACTGCATAAAGACAAAGGCGTAAAAGAGGCAATCGAAGTTGCAAAAAAGACAGGTAGAAAACTTAGAATTGCTGGTTTCATTGCGGACCAGACTTATTTTGAAAAAGAAGTTCAGCCCTTCATAGACAATAAACAGATCATTTATGAAGGACATATTGATCCTGAGTTTAAGAAGGAACTCCTGTCAAATGCCTATGCTTTGCTGCACATGATTAATTATGAAGAGGCTTTCGGAATTGGCGTAGTTGAAGCTATGGCCAGCGGTACACCGGTAATTGCATTGAACAGAGGTTCAATGCCTGAACTTATCCGGGATGGAGAGACTGGATTTCTCGTCAATAGCATTGAGGAAGCTGCCGAAGCTGTACAAAAACTTGGCTCCATATCCCGCAAAGCCTGCCGGGAAAGCGTGGAAAAACGCTTTTCGGTTGACAGGATGGTAGATGATTACATTAAAGTGTATAAGACCATCCTCGAAAAATGCAAACGTGAAGAAGAAAGGCCCTGGGGCTTTTATGAAGTTCTCAGGCAGAGGCCTGGATATAAGGTCAAAAGCCTCACTATCTTTCCTCAGGGTGAAATCTCACTCCAGCGCCATTTTCATAGAAGCGAGCACTGGTACATAATCAGTGGAGAGGGCCTTGTAACTAAAAATACAAGTCATATAAGGGTTCTTCCTGGAGATTCGGTCGATCTTCCTGTGAACGAGGTACATAGAATTAAGAATATAGGCGGTCAAAACCTTGTTTTTATCGAGATCTCACAGGGAGACTATCTTGGAGAAGATGATATTGAAAGACTTGAAGACAAATATGGGAGAGCTTAAGTAAATTCGTGCATATCGAAATTGTTTCCTTTTTACAACAGAATGTTTCCTTTTTACAACAGAATGTTTCCTTTTTACAACAGAATGTTTCCTTTTTACAACAGAATGTTTCTTTTTTACAATAGAATGTTCCCTTTTTACTGTACTTCTATTTTTTCCGCATTTCTTAAGATTTTTAAGATTTTTCCTTTTTACAAGATCCCTTTTTTTACATTTCTGCCTCAACTAATAAAAATTCAATCAGGACATTCTGAATTGTTATAGCAATTCCTCACCTGAGCCGCCACTTCCTCACCCAGCCTTTCAGAGACGTTTTCTATAAAAAGCTCGATATACTCGAGTGGTACGCAGCCAAGGCTTTCTTCTCCTGATAAGATGAGCCTGACAAGGTACTCAAGGTCATATCGAGTTAGTAGTTTTATTCTCCTGAGAAAATCCTGAGCATCTTTTGCATAGTGGTTTGCCAGCGGAGGAAGTATGGAACGATAAGCCATTCCTGAGCCTGAACAGAGATATCCTTCGCACTCCGGGGCAACGGTTTTCAGAATGCCAATGTCCGTTTCTGAGAGTAGTCTTGCCATGATGATCACCATTATAAATTAATTTGTATTTCGGAGATGTTTCAGAGATATATAGATGCATCAGAACTGTGTTTCAGATACAATAGACGCATGCAGCTGGAGCTTCAGACATAAAGAATATATACAAATTAAACACGTATAAACGGTATTTCAGAGCTTTTCTTTATATGAGGGTTATCCTGTTTTTGACATTTAATTATAGAACGCATACTCACAGACAGGATACGTCGGATGATTGATAAGTAAACCCAGGTATATAAGTTAAGAATAAACAATTCTAAGTTTAACCTCTTTTTAAGAAGGATGAAGAGTAAAACTTGAGGATTCCCGAATGATTTGCTATTGTTCGGATCGCCTCTGGTTTTTACAGTACAGCCTTTGTTTACAGCCGGAATTTCACTTTTTACCGATTACTCTATACCTCACATCTCACTTAGTACCTCATCATAATTCAAGTTTCATGAGGTCTTCGGCAATAATTACTTCTCCTTCAAAATACTCTTTCAGGCGGTGCACTGCTTCTCTTTCGTGCCCCCTCATCTCCGGATAGAAATGTGTAAGGCAGATGCTTCCGATTTCGTTATTATACTCCTCCAGGATGTCGGCAAGTGAGCTGGGAGTAGTATGGTTTGTGACTTTCATTCCTGAAGGAAAAGAGCACTCATGGATCAGGAGATCGGCCTCGGCTGCAAGGTCCATAACATCCCTGGAGGGTTCGGTGTCTGCGGAATAAACGAATTCCCCATCTTCTCCAGTCACGCGGTAAGCCAGAGTTGGGACACTATGTGTGGCTGCCGTACAGCTAATCTCACAGTCGAATTCCTCGGGAGTAAATTCTTTTCCCGGAACGAGCTCAATAATATCTACATCCACTTCTTCCTGAAGATATTCATAAGCGTCAATCACTTTTGAAAACCACTCTTCGGTTCCTTCAGGCCCGTAGATCTTCATACTCGTGTTTCCGCGGAGCCAGTTTGCCTTAATGAGAGGATGCAGGTCAGCCACGTGGTCAAGGTGAAGGTGCGAAAGCAATACCGTGTCCACTTCAGTATGGGAAACACCAGCATCAGGAAACCTGTTCAATACGCCACTTCCGCAATCGATAAGTAACGGCTTTTCCTCAAGTCTCACAAGCACTCCGGACTGTACTCTATTCTTTTGCGGGATCGCAACTCCAGTGCCAAGAAATGTTATTTCCATGAGTTAGAGAATAAACTTTAAATAATTTAACTTTATTTAAAGCATGTCCGCATGACGAAACTTTGCGGCTCAAAAAAACCTGCTTTTTTTCAAAGCGCGAGGGTTGCCCAGCCCGGTCAAAGGCGCCGGACTTAAGATCCGGTATCGAAGGATTTCGTGGGTTCGAATCCCACCCCTCGCACTAACTTTTTGGGATGTATACAATGTCAAAAAAGTATACTTCTATGAAAAAGTAACGCAGTGTCTTTAGAAAGTTGTTTTCTCTAAATTAGTTCTCATTTAGGTTTTTGTTTACAAAGAAAGTAAAATTCTTTTGTACTTTAATTTCTTTTACTTAAGTTTGTCTTTTCGCCATTAACCAGTTGTTTTTTAATCTCAGCAACTTCATTTTTTCTTTTCAAAAAGAGGAGAATTATCACTGGTTACGTTGGAACAGTTCTTATGTAGAAAGTATCATTTTCCACCTGGAGCAACTGCAACTTCTCTAGGATAGCTTCCTACTTTAACTGTAGCTATAACAGTATTTGTTGCTGTATCAATTACAGAAACAGTTTTGCCGGAAAAATCGCTACCCAGGTTTGTGACATATACTTTTTTTCCGTCCGGTGTGACTGATACTCCGTAGGGACCATCCACTGGCACCGTGGCTGTTACGGTATTGGTTGTTGTGTTAATTACAGATGTGGTATTTCCCTTGTGGTTTGTCACATATAACTTTGTTCCATCCGGAGTGACCGCAACTCTAACAGGATTATCTCCTACAGGTATCGTAGCTATAACATTATTTGTTCCTGTATCAATTACAGAGACATTGTCGCTTCCACCGTTAGTCACATATACCTTTGTTCCATCCGGACTAACTGCAATTCCATCAGGATACTGTCCTGCATTGAACACAGATGTAACCTTGTTTGTTGCTGTATCAATTACAGAGATATCGTAATAATTTGTCACATAAACTTTTGCTCCATCTTGGCTAACTGCAACTCCATGAGGAACGCTGCCTACTTTAACTGTATTCGTAACAGTATTAGTGTCTGTGTCAATAACATAGACTGTGCCATTTTCAAAGACAGCACCGGTGTTGTTCGTAGCATATGCCTTTTTTCCGTCTGGAGCAATTGCAATTGCGTAAGGTGAACTTAATCCTTTAGTAGTGGCTATAACCTTGCTTATGTTTGTATCAATTACAGAGACATTATTGCTGTCAGTCACATATACCCTTGTTCCTTCCGAATTGACTGTAAGCCCCGTTAAACCGCTTCCTATCTCCATTATGTCTACTACTTTGTCTGTGGCTGTATCGATTACGGAGATATTGTTGCCACTAGTAACATATGCAAATGGTCCTGTGGTTTTGAATACATCGATTACCCTAAACGTTGAGTTTGTACTGTTCTCATTACTTGCTGTCAGGGAAACCGCATAGTTTCCTGCTGCAGAATATGTGTGGGTTGGATTCTGTTCGGTTGAAGAATTTCCATCTCCAAAACTCCAGTACCAGGATGTAGGCTTTCCAATGCTTGTATCAGTAAATGTTATTGTCAGTGACTTTGGAACAGACACCTTTTCCGAAGTAAAAGAAGCATATGGTCTTGTAAGTCCGGTTACGGTAATATAATGATATTTTGTTATCGCAGCTGTGCCACCGACATTGTATTCAAATAAGCTCACGGTATATTGTCCGGGCTCCAGATATGTGTGCTCTACTGTCTGGTTCTCACCAACACCTTGCTGAGAACCATCTCCAAAACTCCAATCATTGGCATATCCGGCTCCTCCATGAAACGTTACTTTCAGTGGTGCATCCCCGGATGTTACACTTGAGGAGAAATATTCCCGACCAACAGGTTCATCACCCAAGCCAACAAGTACATATCCATACTTACTTGTTGTATTACTACCCACAGCATTCTTAACAGTTAGATTTACGGTATATCTTCCTCCGATATCATATACATGGGTTGGATTTTGCTCTGTGGAGGTATTACCGTCTCCAAAGTCCCAAAGCCAGGACGTAGGCGACCCTGTGCTATTATCGACAAATGATACGGTTTTTGTGAGAACTGACCCTCCATAAGTGTCAGAATGATATACTTCTGGAGAAAAGAATTCTGCAATAGGGGCTTGTGGAGGAGTGACAGTAATATAATTTGATTTCTTCAGCGTACTATTGCCTTCGAAATTGGTTACTGTAAGACTAACATCATATGTCCCAGGTTTTTTGAATGTGTGTGTGGCGGTTTGAGCATGTTTTGAGTTTATACTATCTCCAAAATCCCAATACCAGGATGTAGGAGTTCCACCTGTGCTATTATAAGTAAATAATACAGTTAACGGCATATTTCCGGATTTAGATGTTATATTAGCAGAAAAAGAAGCAAAGGGCATTGTAGGTTCAGCTGAGAAATCGTACATGTATATGCTGCAATAGTACTTGTTTTCTTTATCATCACGATAATCTTCCCACACTATTTTGTCACCGTAAATAGCAGGGTTAAGTTGATCTGATTCATCATTGGTAAGCTGAATTTCTCTATTTTCAGAAAGATCATATACGTATATATCCCAATTTCCATTGCGGTCATCCTGCCACACTATCCTGTCATCATAGATAGCAAGTTGATCCTTTCGTGACCCGTTGAAGGTTATCTGAGTCTCTATAGAAGTTGAGAGATTATGCAAGTAGATATTGTTACCTTCCACGTATACAATCCTGTCACCATGGATTTTAGGGCTCGATGCTGATCTATTGGTTGTAACTCGAGTTTCATTGGAAGTCGATAGATTATACACGTAGATACCACTGGATGCACTTCCAAAGCCAAAGCTAGTATCGTCCTGCCATACTATCTTGTCACCGTAGATAGTAGGGTCCTTGGTTGATTGGTTAGTTGTAATTTGAATTTTATTATAAGTGGAAAGATCATACATGTAGATGTCCTGATACCCACCACTCCGATTTCTCCATACGATTTTGTCACCGTAGATAGTTAAAGAATCCCTTACTCCTTGATTTTCCGATTCAGGAATTGAAAGTAAAGTTTTATTGTTTGTAGATATATTGTACAAATAGATGTTTTGTCCTCCAGATCCCCAAACTATCTTATCGTTATAAACAGCAAGATATGAGTACCATGGATCTTCAGTTATCCGTATCTCTTTGCCTGTAGACAAATCCCGCAGGTGAAGACTTCCATTGATGTACTTGTCCAACCATGCAATTTTATTGTCATAGATAGCAGGACTAAGACCTCTCTCGCCATACGGTGTAATTTGAATTTCCTGTCCAGCTGATGCGACTGTTGTGACCAGTAACAAAAAAGCAAAAGCTAACAAAGTCGAAAAAATCTTACTTCTCATTTATTTTCCCCAAATCCCACAATTAGATAAATATTTTCTACTCCCCTTATCAATAGTAAAGCTTACTATTATTTACAATATATTTCATTATTTGTTTCAGATAAGTAACTATATTCGTGAAGAATTATTTCCAAAAGCTAATTGCGTTCAACTGCTCCAAATCAAGTACAACCAGTTTGTTTACTAACATTAATTAGAAGTTAATTGGTGATTCGGCAGTGTGCCGAAAGTTCTGTAAGTTCAAAGTCAGATTTTTGTATACTAAACAAAATCCAGTTGTATTGCTAGAGGATTTTCAAACCACAAAATTTATAAAATTTTTAATTTTACAGGAAAAGTGGCACACTGCCAAGTAACCGTTAGAGTTTTCCAGTTCTATTTCTGCAGGAGTGGATTTCTGGGAAAAAGAAAGGTCCAGAACGAGCAGTGTAATGATAATCTTTTGGTTTACAAGAGGAAAAATCCTTAGCAAAGCACCCTCTTTTCTGGATTCAATATCATAGAAGACACAGGTCGTGTTACTCCCGTGAACCATGAAACTTTTTTTCTAGGACTTACGCACTTGAGGAACAAAATCAATTACTGTAAAGATTGTGGATATAAGTCACGTTTTAGATAGTTAATGGTCTGCTGCTGTTGATTTTTTAATTCAACTGCGTAAGTCCTATTTTCTTTACAGTAAAATCGCCGGCGTGGAATATCCATAGAGGAAATGGGGTATGAATAAACTCAGTAAGATAATTGAAGCCCGTAGGGAAAATATTGTCCAGGTATTTGTGCGTTGTGAGTCTATAAACCTCCTCATTGATATTAGTTTCCTCATCAAGGGAAGAAAGAAGCAAAAACAGCCTGGAGTATTCTGTGGAGCTGCTACAGGCAGTCCGTGGTAAGTTCTTGTCCCGGCTCCTATGACTGTGTAAGAAGCATATCCTCCAAGCCCATTTTAAAGCCTATTCAAGCGGATACTAGGTATTATAAACCTAATAATGACTTCAACATGCTGTTATTGAGTTTTCTGATAGCTTTAATTACCTTTCTCACCAGACTTCACTCTTTTAAAGATCTCCATCACAACGATGATAGTACCAGCGATTATGAAAAAAACTAACCAGGTCTCAAATGAAACCGGACTTATACCCAAAAGCTCGTGCATAAAGGGTATGTGCATTGAAAGGATGTGAAGCCCCTGCATTAGAACAACGCCTATAATCAGGAAGTAATTATTCCTGAAAGGCACGCGGAATGCGGATCGGTATTCAGAACGGCAGTTAAATACATGGAAATTCTCAAAGAGCACCATCAAAAGCAAAAGCAGATTTCTTGCCCAATTTATCTCATATCCTTCCCCTTTTAACCATGCCCAGATCACAAAAGCTATAATACCAATAGTTATCCCTGACATCAGCGTCTCTTTTATCATCAGGTTATTGAAAACTCCTTCTTCGGGTTTTCTCGGCTTTTTATGCATTGTTCCAGGCTCCCCTGCCTCAAAAGCCAGGGCCACACCTTGAATCCCGTTTGTTACCAGATTAAGCCAGAGGAGCTGCACCGCAATTAGTGGTATTGGTAAGCCTGCAAAAAGGGCGAGTATGAAAAGGACTACTTCAGCAAGACCAGTTGAGACAAGAAGATATGTAACTTTTCTAATATTATCATAGGCTATTCTTCCCTCCTCAACTCCTGCAACAATTGAAGAAAATGTATCATCAGTTACGATCATCGACGATGTATCTTTAGCAACATCAGTTCCTGATCCCATTGCTACGCCAATATTGGCCCTCCTCAGCGCAGGAGCATCATTGACCCCGTCTCCGGTAACGGCAACAAAATGTCCCTTCCTGACAAGAGAATCTACAATCTCCATCTTTTGCACTGGTGTTACCCTTGCAAAAACTCGCGCCCTATCGAGGGCATCAATATAGATTGGAACTTCGGGGTCACCAAAATCTTCCATCTCTCTGCCGGTGATCATCTCTTTTTTAGAAGATGCTATACCAAGCTCACTGGCTATTGCAAGGGCAGTTTTCGGATGATCTCCTGTAATCATTATAACATCAATTCCAGCCTTTTTACATGTCTGGACTGCTTCTTTAACATCAGGCCTCAACGGATCTATAAATCCAACAATGCCCAGAAACGTGAGCTCTGGTTTTACCGATTTGAGATCAAAAGCGTCATTTGCTCTTTCTGGAACCGTGCCCTCAGCAACTACAAGTGCACGATAACCATTTTCCATCAGGGAGTTAAGTTCCTTATTAAGAAGTTCGGGATCAATTGGAATTGCCCCTTCCAGAGAATTCATTTTTGTACAGTATGGAAGGATAGCTTCCATAGCTCCCTTGATAGCTATTTTTATAGGTCCGCTTGTGTACTCCTGATAATACACAGCTGAATACATTAACTCGGATTCAAAGGGAACTTCGGCAACAATTTTAACTTCATTTCTGACTTTACCCTGATTTATTCCCAGCTTGGATGCCAGTGCAAGAAATGCGACGTCAATAGCATCTCCATGGTGAGCCCAGGTCCCATCTTCCTGGACGAGAGAGCCTTCATTACAAATTGAAGCCGCAAATGCAAGCCTATGTAACCTTTCTACATCTTTTGCGTCCGGAGGAGAGCCTCCGTCCTTTTGCTTTACCTCGCCTTCGGGAGTGTAGCCCTCCCCTGAGACTTCAAAAAGGTCTCTCGGAGGCAATACTACTATTTTTGCTGTCTGCTGGTTGACTGTAAGAGTTCCGGTTTTATCAGTAGCTATTGTGGTACAGCTCCCCAGACTCTCAACTGCAGAGAGCCTTCGAACTATCACGTTTCTTTTAGCCATTCTCGTAGATGCAATTGAGAGCGCAACTGTAACTCCTACAGGCAATCCTTCAGGAATTGCTGATACTATAAGGGCTACAGCAAGGAAAAAAACCTCTACAGGTGCAATCCCCTGTAAGATAGCAATTATGCTCATTACTACACTTGCTCCGACAACAGCAATTCCTATCTTATGGGAAAAATCTTCCATTCGCAGGAGCAGAGGTGGTTTTGCAGATTCGGTCTCTGTAACTGCGCGTGCAATCATACCAACCTCAGTCCGGCTACGGGTCGCAGTTACAGCTCCCCAG belongs to Methanosarcina barkeri 3 and includes:
- a CDS encoding glycosyltransferase family 4 protein, encoding MSKQLKVLFIGTYVPKECGIATFTFDLLNSVSGEDNDVHCEVIALNDPSETYDYPEEVVFQIQRDKIEDYYRAADFINQSDIDIVCLQHEFGLFWGNAGDYIFALLSGINKPVISTMHTIIQKPEPEYRVSTEKLIRYSEKLIVMSQTAVEMLKDVYKAPEDKIELIFHGVPDCPFNNCSKYKKKLNLRGTPLVLTFGLLSQNKGIESMLDALPEVISQYPDLVYLVLGATHPVIKKNFGEEYRQYLQNKVSELGLEKNVVFHDKFVEKEELCDYILASDIYVSPYLSREQIVSGALTYAIGMGKAIVSTPYWYAQEMLSDSRGLLVDFGDTTGFRESLLHLIENPEECDNMRKKAYDFGRKMTWKNVGKQYNTVFTRALKNYSAYSTMKKFNFLPNLLPEVKLDYLKLLTDDVGIIQHTNLGVPARHYGYSTDDVGRALVALTQLIDNQKKAEELWKLITTYLSFLEHAQTDTGHFHNFMSYKREFLDEKGSEDTLGRAIYGLGHVVSCPYLSKNIRTLAHTLISRAGVEMEKLIYPRAKAYTMCGLYEMLRTGVDADEFEVVFNSRRDAVKSIDSLISKDTFESIFINHANSLVDLYEANRKEDWNWFEPTVTYSNAKLSESLLLAYNYTKDRTYRKVGLATLDFLTEIQWKGDFFDMVGNEGWYSYNGEKPIFDQQPIEAGYLTQAYVSAYEIVRDRKYLELARYSFEYFLGRNRLQTVMYDYSTGAVCDGLNRDGMNCNQGAESIICFLMALSSLNKHINKALSTILQSRVSDEVNDETLQKRKSFLSANQVE
- a CDS encoding glycosidase — translated: MIWKDHGELFVRYNRNPILTVDDWPYRAHSVFNPAAAIVDGMTLLLVRVEDHRGFSHFTIARSENGIDGWEIDPEPTFAPDPINYPEEIYGIEDPRITYIDEIKKWAVAYTAFSDSGPLTALAFTEDFRNYDRIGATMPPENKDAAVFPVRFNGKWAMLHRPVSSIAGAKANIWISFSPDMKYWGDHEVLLYAREGGWWDANKIGLSPQPIRVSDGWLIMYHGVRQTTAKASYRLGLALLDPEDPTKVLHRSEGWVFGPREMYERSGDVNDVVFPCGWVLVGDEIRIYYGSADTSVSLATANVRDVLKYIHECPEKQCPDEYCRWFEEDIEGSTDPKRGYLKLK
- a CDS encoding glycosyltransferase, with product MSDFGGINIRIAMLSPIAWSTPPKKYGPWESIVSLLTEGLVKRGIDVTLFATADSHTAAKLHAVCPRPYEEDKDIIIKVYEGLHISEVFERAKEFDIIHNHFDYLPLTYSGLVNTPVVTTIHGISSRKILPVYKKYNNRTFYVSISDAYRCRDLDYIATVRHGIDIESFHFNEKPQDYLLFLSRLHKDKGVKEAIEVAKKTGRKLRIAGFIADQTYFEKEVQPFIDNKQIIYEGHIDPEFKKELLSNAYALLHMINYEEAFGIGVVEAMASGTPVIALNRGSMPELIRDGETGFLVNSIEEAAEAVQKLGSISRKACRESVEKRFSVDRMVDDYIKVYKTILEKCKREEERPWGFYEVLRQRPGYKVKSLTIFPQGEISLQRHFHRSEHWYIISGEGLVTKNTSHIRVLPGDSVDLPVNEVHRIKNIGGQNLVFIEISQGDYLGEDDIERLEDKYGRA
- a CDS encoding MBL fold metallo-hydrolase, producing MEITFLGTGVAIPQKNRVQSGVLVRLEEKPLLIDCGSGVLNRFPDAGVSHTEVDTVLLSHLHLDHVADLHPLIKANWLRGNTSMKIYGPEGTEEWFSKVIDAYEYLQEEVDVDIIELVPGKEFTPEEFDCEISCTAATHSVPTLAYRVTGEDGEFVYSADTEPSRDVMDLAAEADLLIHECSFPSGMKVTNHTTPSSLADILEEYNNEIGSICLTHFYPEMRGHEREAVHRLKEYFEGEVIIAEDLMKLEL
- a CDS encoding PKD domain-containing protein, with protein sequence MRSKIFSTLLAFAFLLLVTTVASAGQEIQITPYGERGLSPAIYDNKIAWLDKYINGSLHLRDLSTGKEIRITEDPWYSYLAVYNDKIVWGSGGQNIYLYNISTNNKTLLSIPESENQGVRDSLTIYGDKIVWRNRSGGYQDIYMYDLSTYNKIQITTNQSTKDPTIYGDKIVWQDDTSFGFGSASSGIYVYNLSTSNETRVTTNRSASSPKIHGDRIVYVEGNNIYLHNLSTSIETQITFNGSRKDQLAIYDDRIVWQDDRNGNWDIYVYDLSENREIQLTNDESDQLNPAIYGDKIVWEDYRDDKENKYYCSIYMYDFSAEPTMPFASFSANITSKSGNMPLTVLFTYNSTGGTPTSWYWDFGDSINSKHAQTATHTFKKPGTYDVSLTVTNFEGNSTLKKSNYITVTPPQAPIAEFFSPEVYHSDTYGGSVLTKTVSFVDNSTGSPTSWLWDFGDGNTSTEQNPTHVYDIGGRYTVNLTVKNAVGSNTTSKYGYVLVGLGDEPVGREYFSSSVTSGDAPLKVTFHGGAGYANDWSFGDGSQQGVGENQTVEHTYLEPGQYTVSLFEYNVGGTAAITKYHYITVTGLTRPYASFTSEKVSVPKSLTITFTDTSIGKPTSWYWSFGDGNSSTEQNPTHTYSAAGNYAVSLTASNENSTNSTFRVIDVFKTTGPFAYVTSGNNISVIDTATDKVVDIMEIGSGLTGLTVNSEGTRVYVTDSNNVSVIDTNISKVIATTKGLSSPYAIAIAPDGKKAYATNNTGAVFENGTVYVIDTDTNTVTNTVKVGSVPHGVAVSQDGAKVYVTNYYDISVIDTATNKVTSVFNAGQYPDGIAVSPDGTKVYVTNGGSDNVSVIDTGTNNVIATIPVGDNPVRVAVTPDGTKLYVTNHKGNTTSVINTTTNTVTATVPVDGPYGVSVTPDGKKVYVTNLGSDFSGKTVSVIDTATNTVIATVKVGSYPREVAVAPGGK